Proteins encoded by one window of Cannabis sativa cultivar Pink pepper isolate KNU-18-1 chromosome 4, ASM2916894v1, whole genome shotgun sequence:
- the LOC133036486 gene encoding zinc finger BED domain-containing protein RICESLEEPER 2-like, with product MNLKCLLPCNGDFFHLRCCAHILNLVVQDGLKDIDVSIEKIRDSVKYVKGSQLRKQKFLECVKLVFTGGVCKRRLCQDVVTRWNSTYLMLDSALVYRRAFQHLAWSDSNYEHCPSKDEWERVEKVWKFLKVFYDATLVFSGSKYPTANLYFPNIINWYITLKKTLEGEDDYLRCMASKMWVKFQKYWSDFSPILTIAAILDPRYKLEVVEFCYIKAYGEDSKEFKVLYEKLLSLYDEYKGKIDPNTSMAAKNKMNEIKKRETYAMEVDNELFQEFDSLSSGNRSNFVQKTQLQLYLEDERIYRNEELDILSYWKTHQYHYSELAAMVRDILSIPISTVASESTFSIGGRVLDQFRSTLKPDTVQDILCTRDWLFGDEDGEKEIAQDLKDVIQNVVELSYDNNLE from the exons ATGAATTTGAAATGCTTACTTCCATGTAATggtgatttttttcatttgagGTGTTGTGCTCACATACTTAATCTTGTTGTGCAAGATGGATTAAAGGATATTGATGTATCAATAGAAAAGATTCGTGATAGTGTTAAGTATGTTAAGGGATCACAACTAAGGAAGCAAAAGTTTTTGGAATGTGTTAAGCTTGTATTTACGGGTGGTGTTTGCAAGAGGAGATTGTGTCAAGATGTTGTTACTAGGTGGAACTCTACCTACCTTATGTTGGATAGTGCTTTAGTTTATCGTCGTGCCTTTCAACATTTAGCTTGGAGTGATTCAAACTATGAACATTGTCCATCTAAGGATGAATGGGAAAGAGTTGAGAAAGTTTGGAAGTTTCTGAAAGTTTTTTATGATGCAACTCTTGTTTTTTCTGGCTCAAAGTATCCAACAGCCAATTTGTACTTTCCAAACATAATTAATTGGTACATAACTTTAAAAAAGACTTTGGAAGGTGAAGATGACTATCTAAGGTGTATGGCAAGTAAAATGTGGGTTAAGTTTCAAAAGTATTGGTCAGATTTTAGTCCCATTTTGACTATAGCAGCTATCTTAGATCCTCGATACAAGTTGGAAGTTGTAGAATTTTGCTATATCAAGGCATATGGGGAAGATTCTAAGGAATTTAAAgttttatatgaaaaattattgtCTCTTTATGATGAGTACAAGGGTAAGATTGACCCAAACACTTCAATGGCTGCCAAGAACAAGATGaatgaaataaagaaaagagagaCATATGCTATGGAGGTTGACAATGAACTTTTTCAG gAGTTTGATAGTCTTTCAAGTGGAAATCGTTCAAATTTTGTCCAAAAGACACAGCTGCAACTTTATTTAGAAGATGAAAGAATTTATAGGAATGAGGAGCTTGATATCTTGAGCTATTGGAAGACACATCAATATCATTATTCAGAACTTGCAGCGATGGTTCGTGATATTTTGAGCATTCCTATCTCGACAGTGGCCTCAGAATCTACATTCAGTATTGGTGGAAGAGTGCTTGACCAGTTTCGAAGTACACTTAAACCTGATACAGTTCAAGACATTTTGTGTACAAGAGATTGGTTGTTTGGAGATGAag aTGGGGAGAAGGAAATTGCACAGGATTTGAAAGATGTGATTCAAAATGTTGTGGAACTTAGCTATGATAACAATTTAGAGTAG